In Hevea brasiliensis isolate MT/VB/25A 57/8 chromosome 13, ASM3005281v1, whole genome shotgun sequence, a single genomic region encodes these proteins:
- the LOC131171771 gene encoding uncharacterized protein LOC131171771 isoform X1, with protein sequence MQPWVLHDVSQSLGLSLSHLLSPFASPSSFSFPHGLYLPSLRSSSFSPCARPRCSLSPQHRASIVGQVVRMLRLSDMDEWNAREFRKIAAALGEEECNWIKGFSGRVFRSPTLFEDMVKCILLCNCQWSRTLSMARALCKLQLELQFQSCSVNASTKNQQTDTNNFSPKTPAGKESKRKLRASKVSTNLTNKFLGTDMDLEADTCLTMDDAQMKIANLRPNFSLRCIEGDSSGNYKSCEAANKVFETSSFETSVLQSHKMTQHFAHQPICNFPSPTELAILDDRFLAKRCGLGYRAGRIIKLSQDIVEGRIPMEELEEVCNGGSISSYSKLADQLREIDGFGPFTRANVLMCMGFYHVIPTDSETVRHLKQVHAKDSTIQTVQRDVEKIYGKYAPFQFLAYWAELWHFYEQRFGKLSQMPCSDYKLITASNMKNEGSRKIKRSRVS encoded by the exons ATGCAGCCATGGGTTCTTCATGATGTCTCCCAATCACTGGGACTCTCTCTCTCGCACCTTCTCTCGCCCTTTGCATCTCCATCATCCTTTTCATTCCCTCATGGTCTCTATCTCCCATCCCTCCGATCTTCCTCATTCTCTCCTTGTGCGCGTCCACGGTGTTCGCTCTCCCCACAACATCGAGCGTCGATTGTGGGTCAGGTGGTGAGGATGCTCAGATTGTCGGATATGGATGAATGGAATGCTAGAGAGTTTAGAAAGATTGCAGCTGCATTGGGAGAGGAAGAGTGTAATTGGATTAAAGGTTTCAGTGGAAGAGTGTTTAGGTCTCCTACTTTGTTTGAAGACATGGTCAAGTGCATTCTCCTTTGCAATTGCCA ATGGTCAAGGACTCTAAGCATGGCCAGAGCTCTCTGTAAGCTTCAACTGGAACTGCAGTTTCAATCATGCAGTGTGAATGCAAGTACCAAGAATCAACAAACTGATACAAACAATTTCAGTCCTAAAACACCTGCTGGAAAAGAGTCCAAGAGGAAGCTCAGAGCTTCCAAAGTATCCACAAATTTAACAAATAAGTTTCTGGGTACGGATATGGATTTGGAAGCTGACACTTGCTTGACAATGGATGATGCGCAAATGAAGATAGCAAATTTAAGACCAAACTTCTCTCTTCGTTGTATAGAAGGTGATTCCTCTGGCAATTACAAATCATGTGAGGCAGCAAATAAAGTTTTCGAAACCAGTTCCTTTGAAACTTCTGTTCTTCAATCTCATAAGATGACACAGCATTTTGCACACCAACCAATTtgtaattttccaagtccaacggAACTAGCAATCCTTGATGATAGATTTCTGGCAAAGCGCTGTGGTCTTGGCTATAGAGCAGGTCGAATAATAAAACTTTCCCAGGATATTGTTGAAGGGAGGATTCCAATGGAGGAACTTGAAGAAGTTTGCAATGGAGGGAGCATATCCAGCTATAGTAAATTGGCTGATCAGCTCAGAGAAATTGATGGGTTTGGTCCATTCACGCGTGCAAATGTGCTTATGTGCATGGGATTTTATCATGTTATTCCTACTGATTCTGAAACAGTGAGGCATCTAAAACAg GTCCATGCCAAAGATTCTACAATTCAAACAGTTCAAAGGGATGTTGAAAAGATATACGGAAAATATGCACCCTTCCAATTCTTAGCCTACTG GGCAGAATTATGGCACTTCTATGAGCAAAGGTTTGGGAAGCTAAGTCAAATGCCTTGCTCTGATTATAAACTTATTACTGCCAGTAATATGAAAAATGAAGGAAGTCGCAAAATCAAAAGGAGTAGAGTATCTTGA
- the LOC131171771 gene encoding uncharacterized protein LOC131171771 isoform X2, with product MQPWVLHDVSQSLGLSLSHLLSPFASPSSFSFPHGLYLPSLRSSSFSPCARPRCSLSPQHRASIVGQVVRMLRLSDMDEWNAREFRKIAAALGEEECNWIKGFSGRVFRSPTLFEDMVKCILLCNCQWSRTLSMARALCKLQLELQFQSCSVNASTKNQQTDTNNFSPKTPAGKESKRKLRASKVSTNLTNKFLGTDMDLEADTCLTMDDAQMKIANLRPNFSLRCIEGDSSGNYKSCEAANKVFETSSFETSVLQSHKMTQHFAHQPICNFPSPTELAILDDRFLAKRCGLGYRAGRIIKLSQDIVEGRIPMEELEEVCNGGSISSYSKLADQLREIDGFGPFTRANVLMCMGFYHVIPTDSETVRHLKQVHAKDSTIQTVQRDVEKIYGKYAPFQFLAY from the exons ATGCAGCCATGGGTTCTTCATGATGTCTCCCAATCACTGGGACTCTCTCTCTCGCACCTTCTCTCGCCCTTTGCATCTCCATCATCCTTTTCATTCCCTCATGGTCTCTATCTCCCATCCCTCCGATCTTCCTCATTCTCTCCTTGTGCGCGTCCACGGTGTTCGCTCTCCCCACAACATCGAGCGTCGATTGTGGGTCAGGTGGTGAGGATGCTCAGATTGTCGGATATGGATGAATGGAATGCTAGAGAGTTTAGAAAGATTGCAGCTGCATTGGGAGAGGAAGAGTGTAATTGGATTAAAGGTTTCAGTGGAAGAGTGTTTAGGTCTCCTACTTTGTTTGAAGACATGGTCAAGTGCATTCTCCTTTGCAATTGCCA ATGGTCAAGGACTCTAAGCATGGCCAGAGCTCTCTGTAAGCTTCAACTGGAACTGCAGTTTCAATCATGCAGTGTGAATGCAAGTACCAAGAATCAACAAACTGATACAAACAATTTCAGTCCTAAAACACCTGCTGGAAAAGAGTCCAAGAGGAAGCTCAGAGCTTCCAAAGTATCCACAAATTTAACAAATAAGTTTCTGGGTACGGATATGGATTTGGAAGCTGACACTTGCTTGACAATGGATGATGCGCAAATGAAGATAGCAAATTTAAGACCAAACTTCTCTCTTCGTTGTATAGAAGGTGATTCCTCTGGCAATTACAAATCATGTGAGGCAGCAAATAAAGTTTTCGAAACCAGTTCCTTTGAAACTTCTGTTCTTCAATCTCATAAGATGACACAGCATTTTGCACACCAACCAATTtgtaattttccaagtccaacggAACTAGCAATCCTTGATGATAGATTTCTGGCAAAGCGCTGTGGTCTTGGCTATAGAGCAGGTCGAATAATAAAACTTTCCCAGGATATTGTTGAAGGGAGGATTCCAATGGAGGAACTTGAAGAAGTTTGCAATGGAGGGAGCATATCCAGCTATAGTAAATTGGCTGATCAGCTCAGAGAAATTGATGGGTTTGGTCCATTCACGCGTGCAAATGTGCTTATGTGCATGGGATTTTATCATGTTATTCCTACTGATTCTGAAACAGTGAGGCATCTAAAACAg GTCCATGCCAAAGATTCTACAATTCAAACAGTTCAAAGGGATGTTGAAAAGATATACGGAAAATATGCACCCTTCCAATTCTTAGCCTACTG A